The Drosophila yakuba strain Tai18E2 chromosome X, Prin_Dyak_Tai18E2_2.1, whole genome shotgun sequence DNA segment CGCCTAAAGGATCAGCTGAAGAAACTAGAACTACAAGAGACTGATAGAGACGAGAATAAGACCATTGCCCTGGGCACATCTAAGCTAAACTATCTTGATCCACGCATATCGGTGGCTTGGTGAGTCTCTCCCCCTTCAATCAAATCCCACTCAACGAAAGCTAATGTATAAAATATGGTGTTCAATCCATTTGCAGGTGTAAAAAGAATGATGTGCCGATCGAGAAGATATTtaacaaaacgcaaagaaCCAAATTTCTGTGGGCCGTGCACATGGCCGATGAGAATTATCGTTTTTAAATGGGTTCTCCTCACAGCCACGCCtagacacaaacacacacgtaCGCACCTCCCCTCCCccatatacatacacaaacagaaacacacacaaggaGCACAGACAGCGCCGGTTGAAGAAGTAGAGACCGCTAAGGAGAGAAAAAACCACACCCACCACAAGGCCGGTTTATAGATTCCAGGCTAGTCCCGCCATTCCTTGCCCCACAGTTTATGCAATAGGTAGTGCATATGTCCAGCTTTCGGGCGAGGCATTTCGGGATTGTTCGCCAAAATGAGCGAGACGGGATGCGGATGCACTGCACCGTAGTCGGGGATCAGCTTGTCCGCGTCTGTTTTGTCTGCTTTTTTAGATCGTTTGATTGGTTGAAGTGCGCACTACGCTAAAGTCTAACTTGCGAAATGTACACACCCAACGTAGACACATGCTCCCACTTCTATTTggatatgcatatatatatttatatattaaatacaaaagaagATGAGAAACCTGTGCAAGACGTCGCCGCCacctaaaaacaaaattaagaacataattttctgtttctataaagcaattttttttgtcaagATGACTTCTCTTACACTTTAGTTTTACATATAATGCACGcgaaaaaaaactatatataaaagcaaaaaacaaacaagcgcaAGCAAACGAGAAATGATACAATTTAAcgttttttttatgtttaccTATAGTTGATTTTGTTTAGCGAAAAATGTCTTTCactattaattaatattacgATTACGATTACTACGTATTTAAGTGCTAACTGAACAGAGAAACCTTGTAGCCCAACTTTTAGCATAgcataatttattcaattcaACTCTGAACCAGCGCAATTTACCGCCCGCCCCGAAAGTGGAGAACAAAACCGCATGGATGTCGATGTGGTTTCGTTTTGTACCTTATGATGATTTTagttaacatttaaaaatatacaattgcTAAATTGATTTGCAGACCTTTCTATACTTTAAGCCCGCatgaaaatgcaataataCGAAGACAGGTTTCAAGTTCTTATCCGCGATCCAAGCCACCAAAACACTGAAAACCAATTGCAGAtacaaatcaatcaattcaATGAACCAAAACAGAACCACAGCCAACAAACAGTCGCAGCGAAAACTCTAATCTAAAAGAATGGAACTTTATACATATAGGATCTATAAGTATGTGCAATTAAGTGagctaaaactaaaacttaaACCAGAAGAAAAAACCCTGTAAAAAGCGAGCATCCACTTGAATCCATTGGCACACaacatatataatttgtaactACCAATACCAATCTCTGTATCGATTTTAGTCGATAGCCGTCGGAACAGAGAGCAGTGGATTCAGGTGGAGCACTTAGGAGGAAACCCAAATATCCCGATCCCATCAGCTACGATTATGATTTATGATGATTGTATGTGGCAGTACTTTTAACTAagcaaatcgatggaaatttcTATTTCGCCTCACGCCCCCCTAGCATAAATTGCAAATGCGCATTGCAAATAAAGAACGAACGatctttatatataaatagcaACCCAAACACACATATGATAATTAGTGATTAATGATGAACACAAACATCTTTATACGTATGTCGTGGATTTGCATACGGAAGCGGGACATTGCTTTTAAAAGGcaacaaaagttaaataaacaaattacgAACTCCCTTCTTAGCCCCGCTCCCCGCCACCCCACTCACATATAAACTTGGCATATTACAATATTGatataagcaaacaaaaaacaagatgcgaaatgataagaaaaaccactattttaaatcgaaaacaaaataaatgaaaaacaaaatagcgTAAGTTAATATAATTGTAATGGAATGATGCAAATATACATAcaacatatatttaattttaaaattgaactGACAgtgtttcttatttttatgtactttggtaattatttgatttcaaaagGTTTTTACTTATCAACTTAATCCAAACTATTCATCTTTCTTTTGGGTTTTCAAGTTAACCGTTTATAGCCACATCTTGTAAAAACGAATGgatgatttataaataatagGTGATATAACTCTGAATTAATTGAACTGCTTGCTTTTGAATCAAATTTAAACCTCTAACGGTTTGGCGAAGTGATATCGATAGCCCGCGTGGCGTTGCCACCTCGCACCACttaaatttgacttttgcGCTAACGGAAGAGGAAGAGATCGCGAGAAACGACGCGTTTAAAAGAGACTgaaattatttcgaaaatCACGGAAAATATAGAACTTTAAACGCCTGCCAAAATGCTGAGATCGACGGTGCCCGTGCAGCTAACAAAACTGCGAAACAGCGCCGAGGCCGTCGCGTCCATTGCCCGGGAAAAGGGATCCCAAAGGGGCCAAGGACAAAAGCAACAGGTGGACAAAGAGCTATCCACCATCATGGAAGATTTGCAGCGGGATTACGGGGATTACAAGTACACGGTGTACCGGTGCGCCAGTAAATTTGTGGCCCTGCAAAAGATATTTCACAGTGAGTTCACAAGGAAGTTCATTAAAATGAGTTTCCAAGGATTAACCTTCAAATTGCAGCTGGAAAAATCCCCTACAAGCtggttttggccattttggaTCGGCATAACTTAAGTGGCGGCCTGGAGCTGATGGTTCCTCCATTCCAGTTGACCTCCCTGCTCCACGACGTTTACTTTGCCTGCGAAAAGCTGGGCCACTTCAACCGGAATGTGGACTATCAACTGGACAGGGCAACCGGCCTGCTGGCAAACTTCTTCTGGAATGTCTACGATCCGTGGGTTAAGTTGCTCCTTTCTCAGCATATGTCtgatatttgatttttattgctaGACAACGCAGACACTCCATATCTCTGCTAGAGATCAGGATCACCTTCATACTGCTGTGCAAGCTATATAGCAGCGATCACCTGGTGGGCGACATCTTTGGCCTGCTGGCCGATCCCAAGTCGCAGATCATCTCCAGATATGCATTCGAACAGCTCCTGGCCACGCTGAGCAAGTTACTCAGCTATTTGGGCGAGGCCAAGGCCTATGGCGCCCACAATCTGCCGCTGGCAATGGAGCAGTGCTTTGCCCGCTGTCCGCATGGCGTTGGCGGGTTGACCGAGCCGCAGTTCCACAAGCTCTGGACGGGAGCGGGTGTGCAGACGCGGTTCCTGATCTATGGTAATCTGCTGGCACTGGTGAAACGCATCGAGGACACGGAGCATCTGATACACAGCAATTCCTGTGCCGGCTGTCGTAAGGAGCACATTGTGGGCATACGTTTCCGGTGTCAGGTGTGCAGGGATATATCGTTGTGCCTGCCCTGCTTTGCGGTGGGCTTCGCTGGTGGTCGCCACGAGCCAGGGCATCGGATGTGCGAGGTGTTCGTTGAGGATCAGCCGCCCTTGCGTTGGACTCGCCACCTGGCCAAGTTGTGCGGCTGGCTGGTGATGCCCCGCAAGACACAGGAAGAGGAGCGTCGCGGCTTCTGCAATGCCCAAGAGAGTGGGCCCGCCTTGGTTCAGAccgttgccacgcccattcccGCGGAGACGCGCAGTGTGCGCAGTCAGTGCCAGGAGAAGGACCGCACAGTAATActccagcaacagcagcaggagctgtGCTCCCTGACGGGACTAGCCAGCGAGGCGTCCAGCAGGCTGCAGTCCATCATCGATCGATTGCTGTTGCAAAATGCGTGGGTTTTCCACTTTCGCCAgcttttttggccaagccTAAAAGTCTTTCTTGCATTTCAGGAAACTGGAAACCCAGCTGCAAACAGTGGCCACAGCATCTAGCTCGGAAATATCGCAGTTCCTAAGCGCCCATCAGTGTTTTCTGCTGCAGATCATCGAGGATATGAGACAGCTTTCAGTGAGTTTTCtagaaaataaaactaatgGGCTTAATAGCTGAGCTAACAACATCTACTTACTTGCAGCATTCATCAGCGGCAGCTGCACCACTTGCGCCAGCGCCTCAAGTGGCTCCTTCAGCTGCGCCGCTAGTCAGCTCCACTTTTCTGAGCTCCAGCACGCCTCAGAGGCAGATATTCGACATGTATGCGCCCGTGGGAGCCAATCTCACGCACTCCAGTAAGAAGAGAACCCTAAACTGAGTCATAAAACAGCGTTTCTAAGTTATTTGTTTCTCGTAGTTAATGGCGCCGAACTGAATCGCAGCTACCTGGAGGCAAACAAATCGGATTACTCCCTCAACGACATAAGTTTGTGGTTCGACCAGCGTCGCTCGAGTGTCCAGCCAGGACCTGGATCCCTGCCGGCTCCACTGTCGCTGCCCATGCCACTGGGTGCTCTGCTGGAACAGCAGCCGGCAAACGGCGGAGATGGCCGCGACACCGAGATGGTGAACTttaagctgctgctgcacaagGTCAAGGAGATCGTCGAGGACTCGTATAGCGACAATGCCGAACTTTCTGCGGCCACACAAAATCTGGAGAACGTTCTCGATAGCATCATTAACggcgaggagcagcagcgacgCATCAGCACGTGATAATCAGAATGCCACAATGCCCACATATCGattccagcagcagcgacgcATCAGCACGTGATAATCAGAATGCCACAATGCCCACATATCGATTCCAGCCCGACCAAGTCCAACTAGCTTTAAGttgtaaatgtttaaatgtacTTCAGACACAATGACACGAGTTTATTATACCCTTTTTCTATTCACATGTGCTTTAACATTCGCATTAATGCTTTAATTTGTAGATTTACAACTCTGACAAGAATGCAATAAAACCTATtgttttttacaaataaacatTACATTAAACACAATGTGAACATGCCTAAACATCTTTGAAGAGATGAAAACCTATTGTGGATCATCATCGGTAACTATCATAGAAGCCAACACATCGCTGGCCATTTGTGCCTTGTGAAGTTGCGTCAGCTGCTTCCGGCGCTGCTCCACACTGTCTGCCGGCTCACTCAAAACCTTCCAGGCGTCTACCTCCTCGTACAGACTGTTCAGCAACTCCATCTCCAGGTCGGCAGGCGACAGGATGTGCTCAGCGAACTCTAGCACATTGAGATTGCAGtgcagctggaggagatcgCTCGTTAGGCGATGCTGGAACAAACGCAACCGATCGTCCGTTTTGGCGTACACATGCCAATGCTTTCCGGGATCATCACGAAGAAGCAAGATGTCACACCACTGCGACTGTTGCTGGCGATTGTAGAAAATACGCTGGACAGGATCGGCGGCGGTATTGGAAGAGTGAAATGCTGAGCCAGGACCACTGTCGTCCAGCAAGTCGGAAGCTGAGTTGGATCACAAGTTAAAGGTGATTATAAGAGCTCTTCACATAACTACTCACTCGGCTCCTTTTCTGCCTCCTGGACTTGTATCAACTCAAACTGCAGCTTGGAGACCAGAAGCTGCTCAAATGACGCGCAATCCTGAGCCGATTGGAACTCCAATTTCAAGGAGCAACGTGCCGTGTGCGTCATAATCACGGCCAAAAAGTCTTGATGCAGCGTGCCGGGTGAAAAAGTGGGTATCAACGACTCCGTTTTGGCCAACAGTTTCTTCACATCGAAAGTAATGAGATGGATTTGCCTAGGGGATGCATCCTCGCCAACCTCGTACATCGCCATCAATATGAGTTGCTCCGCCTCGAGGAGATCGACCAGACGCAGGCGCACCACCATCGCGGCAGATCGTTCCGGCGGCAGTAGTCTTTCCTTCTCCGCCGGTCGCCATTTGAGCCGCCTGCTATGCTGGTCCTGGCAGGCCCAAAACTGCGCCAGCTGGTCGTAGTCCTCGGGTGGTTTGCCATCTGCCTGCAGTGGCAGCTCGTACAGGCGGTGCTCCACGCTAAAGTCGGTGTGTGGTTCTATTGCAACAATGGGGTACAGCTCCTTGACTATGGTAAGGCGATTGGTGCCAGTCATGTTGACCAGCAGAGTGCCACAAACGAAATAATCGCCGCAGATCCGAGTCCATACATCGCCGAGTCGTCGGAGCGGCTGCTTCTCCTCAAGGAGCAGCGAACGCTCGGCCGGCGAGCCGAAGTATAGAAGGTCCTGGACGTGGGCAAAGtccttttggttttggattcGCAGGCTGTTCAGCTCGGCTTGAAGGCGGTTCACCTCCTGCACTAGGCTCTCGAAATCCTGCGTGGGCAAGCCGGCATTTTTGGACGTGCTCGGCTCCTCATCCAAGAAATCCTCCTGGAAATCGCAACGCTGTCGCTTGCCATTTCCGAACACCAGTTCCACAACGGCCTGGTAGGGAATGGGACCTTCGACCATCTGGTACTCAACCACATCCCTGTGATCCGCCACCAGCTCGAAGTTGGCCCCGTGGTCCTTGGGCCTTCGAAGGACGATAAGGTGCTTCCAGCACTGAATCAGCACGTAAATCCCCTCCCGCTGCCACACAAACTTGCCGAATTTCAGTGGCAAATCCTCAGGTGGATCTAGCATGCTCCAGTCCAGCTTCCCATCGGTGGGTTCCCGATTAGGCAGAAAGGGACACACCGGACCGTCGTAGCCCTCCAGTTGGCTGGCTATATGCTGAAGTTTCGTGCCCTTCAAATCAATGTAGTGCACCAGATCCTTCCGTCGGAATTCGTAGAACTTTAGGTTCCTCGCCAGAACCAATGTGGTGGGGTCATCCCGCGGCCGGCCCACGGCTGGCAGATTGGCGCAGAAGGCCAACCGGGCCGGCTGGAGCAGCATTTCCGGCACATTCTCCTGGACAAACGGCAGCATGGATGCGGAGGGCACAAAATGCGTATGGCGCCTTCGAATCGAAAGTCCTTCGAATCGATAGCTTTCGAATTGAAGTAGTTTTTATCGGTGTGATAAATTGAGCggtttttaaaatggaaaaactaatatttatattataattgtAAAATACGTGTAACGTATCACAATCACTATTACCTAGGTAGGCTGTGTGCTTTACTTTTTCTAATAATCAAACAATATTTTGCAGTAAGCTTATATCGATAAGCTGATAGCTTTGGCCGCCGACAACCACCGATTATTCAACAAGTTGTGTCAATCGGTGGAACAGCTGATCGTTGTAAGTGGCAAGAAGAAGACGTCACACAAACATTGCATTCCGCTCCGCCCGCGCTCCAGCATTTCCCGTCTCTCTCACTCTGTCTCTCGCTCTCACTGTCTCTTTTGCTCCGCCTCGCCGCCCCCCACAGTGCTTCTCCGCCCCGTGCCCCGCGCCCCACATCCCCGTGCGTTAGTGTGCGATTTCTGGTTCAGGTTCTGATTTCCCGCGTGTGCTTGTATGTGTGCGCGCTGCAGTGTCTATGTATCTGCTACTGTTGCTGCAAGTTTGGCTACGCTAAAATCACGAATGCAGCTTCAACGTTACCGAAAATCAAAAGATAACCGCCTGCTTAAGCTTAATTTTATTGCACAGTGTTTTAAGTATTAGGTGCTTGCAAGCAACAAACACACGTAGGAAGCATCAAAAACAACGATAAAAGGCAACATTACAAATGCAGAGCAATTGAagcgcaaacacacacaaacattcGGAAAGGCTGTTAGAGCGAGATACAAATAGAGTAGGCATAATTTATAGTACACAAAGAAAAGACGGCTAATTTATAACAGAAAAGTGTGCTGCAAGGAATCGATAAGTAACGGGAGTCAAGGAGCAGAAGAGGAGCAGCCAATAAATACTGTAAATGCGATATTAAAGAgcgagaacaacaacaacaagcagctGTGAATCACTCCGTCCCGCTCCCCCGCGCTTCCAGTCACTCCAGTTGCTCCACTTCCAGTGCCGGATATTCGGATTTGGGCACGGATTCGGATACGGATTTGGCTTGCTTCGGATCGCATcggcttggtttggttttgcttACCAACTCGGAATCCCACTTGACGTTAGCGGAGTTCCCGTTTTCCCACAAACATGGTGAGTGCTGGCGGATTATTGCCGCCTTTTTCGagttgttttggccaaaagcggcAGTGGCAACGGAACAacaacacccacacacaactcacacacacacacacacgcgcacagTGCAAGCTTGGCTTGCTCTTGGCCAGGTTTCGAGCTCCTCCATGGCCGCAGTTCCAGTCCAAACTTCGTGGTAAACAGTTGGCGGCTTGCCCATTGGAAGCGCAGTGAAGCCTCCGCCTGAAGAACCCTCACCATATACACTTCCAGAGTCCTTCAAGGTTGTTTACATGTGGCCAAATAAAGCAAAAGCTACAAAACTTCACAATAAAGTGAAACATCCGCATAAGGAACagtgaaaaaagaaatataatttcggatttaagatttttttttagcatgttttagatttttaatttgagGTTCTAGATCTTAATGTAACCTCTATAAATGGAACTACcaaaaaattgattaaatgcATGGCAGTACCAAAAAAAACTTCTGTTTTCgaaatactaaaaatattttccaaggAGTAAGCCAAAAAAGTTACAGAACTTGAGctggaaataaaaaatgcaatattaaGTTATAGTAATCCTTGATTTTGttgtaaatgtaatttatggcaaacatattttgaaaaacatttgctACATATTTTGTGCAAACATCCAGTGCGCGTTATTTGGTGAAAACTGTACCAAGATTAGTTGCAATATATAGCCCAAAAAGTGTGTCACTCGTAATCTCCGATAGAAAAAGGCCCAGACTTTATGggtttatatgtatattttttacgTAGTAATATTCGTCGATTCTTTTATAGCATTCTATACCATGAAAATAGCATTGTTTGAAAAGCGTTAGGGAACTGGAACTGAATGCCTGAGCACTTGTCCCACTCGAGTGGGCATTCAAATTCGCCATTGGGAGCAGCAGTCAAGATCCATCTATGCATGAATCCCCGCTAGAAACTGCTCGGATACTGGACACCAACCGGGCATATCTGTCTACCCAACTGAAGCTGGTTACTAAAGATTCAAATTCGTTTTCGCAGAGCCCGCCCATAGTCACGCGACGGAGCGCGCAGCAGGCGAAGATTCAGACGCGGGCAATGGCCAGTAAATCGAAGACGGGCACGGCAGGGGCggcggcgacggcggcggGAGTGATCAGCGGTGGCTCTgccagcggcggcggcggcagcagcggcagtaTCAGCAGCGGATTTAATGCCGCCGATCCGAGAAAGACGAACAAACCGAACGCAGCGCTCTTGGAGGCAAAACGTCGAGCACGGAACAACATGCTCAAGAATCAGGGTTCCGGCGCGCAGGAGTGCGTCACGGATATATTCCAGAATGTGAGTCCTATCTGGTTTCTATCCTCCATCCTCTATCCTCGTGCAAACCTAACCCAAGTGATCTTTCAGGCTGTCAATTGCAAGGGTCTGGTGCGGAAACCCACTGCCCTGATCTACGATGAGTCCATGAGCCAGCACTGCTGCCTGTGGGACAAGGAGCACTACGAGTGTCCCGAGCGCTTCACACGCGTCCTGGAACGGTGAGTACTTAAGCAATATACAACGAATTATGCTAATATGTGTTTACTAATCTTCTTCAGCTGCCGCGAACTCAATCTGGCGGAGCGCTGCCTGGAGTTGCCCTCGAGATCGGCCACCAAGGATGAGATACTGCGCCTGCACACGGAGGAGCACTTCGAGCGGCTGAAGGCGACCGCCGGGATTCGCGATGACGAGCGCATGGAGGAGCTGAGCTCCCGCTACGATTCAATTTACATTCATCCGGTGAGCAATCGCTCTCGATGGAATCTTATGGGAGCAGTGCATCCAAGTGCCAGGCATCCAATTAgcttattttattgtatttgcGCTTGATTGCTTGCGAGGATTGCGTTGTTTTTAGATTACCTGCTTGATAAATGCAAATTGGAGCAGATTAGATTAGATGCGGACCATTGCACAGGAACAGTGTGGTGCATAGATGTAAATAGTTGAGATTTCTATAAATTAATGCTAATGACTTTACCTCCTAACTTAAAATTCATATATTCCCTGATTGTAATTCAGATACATTCTTGTTAAGTGAATTCTGATTCTCAGTATGgagtaatatttaattagtttgttaGGTATTGTTCAAACTTTGGTTATTATTCTGATTTACGAGTTTACTGCGCAAAGTGGTTACTACTTTATATTTCATTAGCTAAATCCTCTTGCCATCTGACGCGCACTGTAAATTCGTTTGATTGAGCTCGTACTTACACTATTCCGTTCTAGATAAGATTCACGGTGTTTTACTAGCTACGAGTTTGTTATATATAGAGCACTGATAACCTTATCCGCCTCCCTTCACGCAGTCCACCTTCGAGCTTTCCTTGCTGGCCAGCGGCTCCACCATCGAGCTGGTGGACCATCTGATCGCCGGAAAGGCGCACAATGGCATGGCCATCATCCGGCCACCGGGTCACCATGCCATGAAGGCCGAGTTTAACGGCTATTGCTTCTTCAACAACGTGGCACTGGCCGCCCAGCACGCCCTCGACGTCCACAAGCTGCAGCGCATCCTGATCATCGACTACGATGTGCATCATGGACAGGGCACCCAGCGGTTCTTCTACAACGATCCCAGGTAAGTTTGCCAATTTCGGTTATATATTCTAATACATCAAGTCGTTCATTCAGGGTGGTTTACTTCTCCATCCATCGCTTCGAGCACGGCAGCTTCTGGCCGCATCTGCACGAGTCGGACTACCATGCGATTGGATCGGGAGCGGGCACGGGTTACAACTTTAATGTGCCGCTGAACGCGACGGGGATGACCAATGGCGATTACCTGGCCATTTTCCAGCAGCTTCTGCTGCCTGTGGCGCTGGAGTTCCAGCCGGAGCTGATCATCGTGTCGGCTGGCTATGATGCGGCGCTGGGCTGTCCGGAGGGCGAGATGGAGGTGACACCGGCCTGCTATCCGCACTTGCTGAATCCGCTGCTGCGACTGGCCGATGCCCGGGTGGCCGTCGTTCTGGAGGGCGGCTACTGCCTGGACTCGCTGGCCGAGGGTGCAGCGCTGACCCTGCGCTCCCTACTCGGTGATCCCTGCCCGCCGCTGGTGGAGACAGTGCCTCTGCCGCGTGCGGAACTCGCCCAGGCCCTGCTCAGCTGCATTGCCGTGCACCGACCCCACTGGCGGTGTCTGCAGCTCCAGCAGACCTACGATTGCGCCGATTTGCAGGACCGGGATAAGGAGCAGGAACTGCACAAGGTGCTGCGCCATTGGATTGGCGGGCCACCGCCGGTGGATCGTTACCCAACGCGCGATACGGCCATTCCGCTGCCACCGGAAAAGCTGGCCAGCAATGCTGCTCGTCTGCAGGTGCTGCGCACGGAGACGAAGCTATCGGTGCCGTCGGTGAGGGTGTGCTATGCCTACGATGCCCAGATGCTGCTGCACTGCAATCTCAACGATACGGGGCATCCGGAGCAGCCGTCGCGTATCGAGCACATCCACAAGATGCATGGAGAGTACGCTCTGCTGCCGCGCATGAAGCTACTGTCCGCCAGAGCGGCCACCACGGACGAGGTGTGCCTGGCCCACACACGTGCCCATGTGAATACAGTGCGTCGATTGCTAGGCCGTGAGCCGGAGGATCTGTATGGCGCTGCCGCGATCTACAACTCGGTGTACCTGCATCCGCGCACCTTCGATTGCGCCACCTTGGCCGCCGGATCCGTGCTGCAGGCGGTGGACAGTGTGCTGCGTGGCGAGTCCCGCAGCGGCATCTGCAACGTCCGTCCGCCAGGTCATCATGCCGAGCAGGATCAGCCGCACGGTTTCTGCATCTTCAACAATGTGGCCATTGCGGCGCAGTATGCCATTCGGGATTTCGGTCTGGAGCGCGTGCTGATCGTGGACTGGGACGTTCATCACGGCAATGGGACGCAGCACATCTTCGAGTCCAATCCCAAGGTGCTCTACATCAGCTTGCATCGCTACGAGCACGGCGCCTTCTTCCCCAAGGGACCCGATGGCAACTTCGATGTGGTGGGCAAGGGTGCCGGCAGGGGCTTCAATGTGAACATACCCTGGAACAAGGTGGGTTTGGTTTTTGATTGATACGCACACTTACGAGCCTTTTACTTTGCAGAAGGGCATGGGTGACCTGGAGTACGCACTGGCCTTCCAGCAGCTGATCATGC contains these protein-coding regions:
- the LOC6524810 gene encoding dystrotelin is translated as MLRSTVPVQLTKLRNSAEAVASIAREKGSQRGQGQKQQVDKELSTIMEDLQRDYGDYKYTVYRCASKFVALQKIFHTGKIPYKLVLAILDRHNLSGGLELMVPPFQLTSLLHDVYFACEKLGHFNRNVDYQLDRATGLLANFFWNVYDPQRRHSISLLEIRITFILLCKLYSSDHLVGDIFGLLADPKSQIISRYAFEQLLATLSKLLSYLGEAKAYGAHNLPLAMEQCFARCPHGVGGLTEPQFHKLWTGAGVQTRFLIYGNLLALVKRIEDTEHLIHSNSCAGCRKEHIVGIRFRCQVCRDISLCLPCFAVGFAGGRHEPGHRMCEVFVEDQPPLRWTRHLAKLCGWLVMPRKTQEEERRGFCNAQESGPALVQTVATPIPAETRSVRSQCQEKDRTVILQQQQQELCSLTGLASEASSRLQSIIDRLLLQNAKLETQLQTVATASSSEISQFLSAHQCFLLQIIEDMRQLSHSSAAAAPLAPAPQVAPSAAPLVSSTFLSSSTPQRQIFDMYAPVGANLTHSINGAELNRSYLEANKSDYSLNDISLWFDQRRSSVQPGPGSLPAPLSLPMPLGALLEQQPANGGDGRDTEMVNFKLLLHKVKEIVEDSYSDNAELSAATQNLENVLDSIINGEEQQRRIST
- the LOC6524811 gene encoding uncharacterized protein LOC6524811; protein product: MLPFVQENVPEMLLQPARLAFCANLPAVGRPRDDPTTLVLARNLKFYEFRRKDLVHYIDLKGTKLQHIASQLEGYDGPVCPFLPNREPTDGKLDWSMLDPPEDLPLKFGKFVWQREGIYVLIQCWKHLIVLRRPKDHGANFELVADHRDVVEYQMVEGPIPYQAVVELVFGNGKRQRCDFQEDFLDEEPSTSKNAGLPTQDFESLVQEVNRLQAELNSLRIQNQKDFAHVQDLLYFGSPAERSLLLEEKQPLRRLGDVWTRICGDYFVCGTLLVNMTGTNRLTIVKELYPIVAIEPHTDFSVEHRLYELPLQADGKPPEDYDQLAQFWACQDQHSRRLKWRPAEKERLLPPERSAAMVVRLRLVDLLEAEQLILMAMYEVGEDASPRQIHLITFDVKKLLAKTESLIPTFSPGTLHQDFLAVIMTHTARCSLKLEFQSAQDCASFEQLLVSKLQFELIQVQEAEKEPTSDLLDDSGPGSAFHSSNTAADPVQRIFYNRQQQSQWCDILLLRDDPGKHWHVYAKTDDRLRLFQHRLTSDLLQLHCNLNVLEFAEHILSPADLEMELLNSLYEEVDAWKVLSEPADSVEQRRKQLTQLHKAQMASDVLASMIVTDDDPQ